Proteins from a genomic interval of Desulfitibacter alkalitolerans DSM 16504:
- a CDS encoding TIGR03960 family B12-binding radical SAM protein codes for MKNILESEVLPLVEKPARYLGNEYNSVHKDWDQARVKMAFCFPDVYEVAMSHLGLRILYGLVNEKDDYLMERCFAPWVDMESELRKRGLPLFSLESSKPLRDFHVIGFTLQYEMSYTNILNMLDMAGIPLLQTERDETYPLVIAGGPCAFNPEPLADFIDFFLLGDSEELLLEVLAQVKDKYLQDGMKRDDFLREIASVPGVYVPHLYEFKYSEEGTIEAIVDATGMGAVKRRIVKDLDSAYFPTNPVVPFVEAVHDRVMLEVARGCTRGCRFCQAGIVYRPVREKSPQTLQKHAQLSIENTGYEEISLTSLSSADYSCIEQVTRGLLNQYEGDRVSLSLPSLRVDAFSVDLAREIQKVRKTGLTFAPEAGTQRLRNVINKGVTEEDLERSVTGAFQAGWDAVKLYFMIGLPTEREDDLKGIAELAYKVLSIGREVKKRQNSRGTLKITVSVSSFVPKPHTPFQWEPQDRIEVLKQKQKHLKELLRDRKIVYNYHSPDISFLEAVFSRGDRRLCRVLKLAWEKGCKFDSWDEFFNYQKWMEAFKESNIDPEFYAYRKRDKDEIFPWDIIDVGVTKSFLFKEYERAMVEARSYDCRYEPCSGCGVCPRFDVKLDIKGEHNEVTG; via the coding sequence GTGAAGAATATTTTGGAATCTGAAGTGCTGCCTTTGGTTGAAAAGCCTGCCAGGTATTTAGGCAATGAATATAATTCTGTACATAAGGATTGGGACCAGGCACGGGTTAAGATGGCTTTTTGCTTCCCGGATGTTTATGAGGTTGCCATGTCTCATCTGGGTTTAAGAATATTATATGGTTTAGTAAATGAAAAAGATGATTATTTAATGGAAAGGTGCTTTGCGCCCTGGGTGGACATGGAAAGTGAGCTGAGAAAAAGAGGGCTGCCCCTTTTTAGTCTGGAATCTTCAAAACCATTAAGAGATTTTCATGTGATAGGTTTTACTCTGCAATACGAAATGAGCTATACAAATATATTAAACATGCTTGATATGGCAGGGATTCCCCTATTGCAGACTGAAAGAGATGAAACCTATCCCCTTGTAATTGCAGGAGGTCCATGTGCCTTTAATCCGGAGCCCCTGGCAGACTTTATAGACTTTTTTTTATTAGGGGATTCAGAAGAACTACTCCTTGAGGTCCTTGCCCAGGTTAAGGACAAATATCTCCAGGATGGAATGAAAAGGGATGATTTCCTGAGAGAAATTGCCAGTGTTCCTGGAGTATATGTTCCTCATCTATATGAATTTAAGTATAGTGAGGAAGGAACCATAGAAGCTATCGTGGATGCCACTGGAATGGGTGCTGTCAAAAGGAGAATAGTAAAGGATTTAGATAGCGCTTACTTTCCAACCAACCCTGTGGTTCCCTTTGTAGAAGCTGTGCATGATAGGGTGATGCTGGAGGTTGCAAGGGGCTGTACCAGGGGATGTAGATTTTGTCAGGCGGGCATTGTCTACAGGCCTGTTAGGGAAAAGTCTCCTCAAACCCTGCAGAAACATGCCCAGCTGTCCATTGAAAATACCGGCTATGAGGAAATTTCTCTTACATCTTTAAGCTCTGCAGATTATTCGTGTATTGAACAGGTGACCCGGGGGCTGCTTAACCAATATGAAGGTGACAGGGTAAGTCTCTCACTGCCATCCTTAAGGGTTGATGCTTTTTCAGTTGACCTGGCCAGGGAAATACAAAAGGTTCGCAAAACGGGCTTAACCTTTGCCCCTGAGGCGGGAACCCAAAGACTAAGAAATGTGATTAATAAGGGTGTTACCGAGGAAGACCTGGAAAGGTCTGTTACAGGAGCTTTTCAAGCAGGCTGGGATGCTGTTAAGCTCTATTTCATGATTGGTCTGCCAACAGAAAGAGAGGATGATTTAAAGGGTATAGCTGAGCTGGCTTATAAGGTTCTAAGCATTGGCAGAGAAGTTAAGAAGAGGCAAAACTCCAGGGGAACCCTGAAAATAACAGTAAGTGTTTCATCCTTTGTTCCCAAACCCCATACTCCCTTTCAGTGGGAGCCCCAGGACAGAATAGAAGTTCTAAAACAAAAACAAAAGCATTTAAAAGAATTACTTAGAGATAGAAAGATAGTCTATAATTATCACAGTCCTGATATTAGCTTTCTGGAGGCTGTTTTTTCCAGGGGAGACAGGAGATTATGCAGGGTGCTCAAGCTTGCCTGGGAAAAGGGCTGTAAATTTGACAGCTGGGATGAATTTTTTAATTATCAAAAGTGGATGGAAGCTTTTAAGGAAAGCAATATAGACCCTGAATTTTACGCTTATAGGAAAAGGGATAAAGATGAAATTTTCCCATGGGATATTATTGATGTTGGGGTTACCAAAAGCTTTCTATTTAAAGAGTATGAAAGGGCAATGGTTGAGGCCAGGAGCTATGATTGCCGCTATGAACCCTGCAGTGGTTGTGGAGTTTGCCCCAGATTTGATGTTAAGCTTGACATAAAGGGGGAGCATAATGAAGTTACGGGTTAA
- a CDS encoding M50 family metallopeptidase — protein sequence MKLFQYQGIDVKVDKLFLLMMVFYGFAKVLPQALIIFLVVLIHELAHTIVARGHKVNIKEIELFPFGGVAKLDFLEVDSNEEIRIALAGPLTNFFMAGLGLAAQYYYNTDYWLPFFIRLNIIMGLFNLIPVLPLDGGRIYRAWHAKSVGVFAATRKAAYQGKLMAVLILLVTVSGLYLRLWDLNAVTMACFLFYSAGEQDKTASFHFIRYLLKKREIISRENIQQLRPYYVRESTPIGELLPHLHPNSYNVFHVFNQSGVQIKTVSEEKLIEEYFKKGDQILMRDI from the coding sequence GTGAAACTATTTCAATATCAAGGAATAGATGTCAAGGTAGATAAGCTGTTTTTGCTTATGATGGTGTTTTATGGCTTTGCAAAGGTACTTCCCCAGGCACTAATTATCTTTCTGGTGGTTTTGATCCATGAACTGGCCCATACAATAGTTGCAAGGGGTCATAAGGTAAACATTAAAGAAATAGAGCTGTTTCCCTTTGGTGGAGTGGCGAAGCTGGATTTTCTAGAAGTGGATTCCAATGAAGAGATACGCATAGCTTTAGCAGGTCCCCTAACTAACTTTTTTATGGCTGGTCTAGGTTTGGCAGCCCAGTATTATTATAATACAGATTACTGGCTGCCATTTTTTATAAGACTAAATATTATAATGGGCTTATTTAACCTTATACCAGTTTTGCCCCTTGATGGAGGCAGAATATATAGAGCCTGGCATGCCAAATCAGTGGGTGTATTTGCTGCTACCAGAAAAGCAGCTTACCAGGGAAAATTAATGGCTGTGCTTATACTATTAGTAACTGTTAGCGGCTTATATTTAAGACTATGGGACCTTAATGCTGTTACCATGGCCTGCTTCTTGTTTTATTCAGCAGGTGAGCAGGATAAGACTGCCTCTTTTCATTTCATCAGGTATCTCCTGAAAAAGAGGGAAATCATTTCAAGGGAAAACATCCAACAATTAAGGCCATATTATGTAAGAGAAAGCACACCCATTGGAGAGTTATTGCCCCATCTCCATCCGAATTCGTATAATGTTTTTCATGTTTTCAACCAATCAGGAGTACAAATAAAAACTGTTTCAGAAGAAAAGCTGATAGAGGAATACTTTAAAAAGGGTGATCAAATCCTAATGAGGGATATCTAA
- a CDS encoding murein hydrolase activator EnvC family protein: MDNWGFKRNDTNRFFARGIVKQLLTAIVIFIICVGILSFDGTFSKKFHRQVAYYLTSQEGDWAPAIETMVATGLWMDSINRGAFQVVAPRDDTLYLTLPVSGTIVREFGWIEAAGGSQKLFHSGIDIETEIGTPIRAALDGQVVKVEVNDSLGRLVMVEHRGGLTTVYANCSEVLVKEGDVITQGQIIAKVGKSISGMGQLHFEIREGQQPVDPLKYLNFLNESP; the protein is encoded by the coding sequence ATGGATAATTGGGGTTTTAAACGAAATGATACTAATAGATTTTTTGCAAGGGGCATAGTAAAACAGCTCCTGACAGCTATAGTAATATTCATTATTTGTGTGGGAATCTTAAGCTTTGACGGAACTTTTTCAAAAAAATTTCATAGGCAGGTTGCATATTATTTGACATCCCAGGAGGGTGATTGGGCTCCTGCCATTGAAACAATGGTTGCTACAGGCCTGTGGATGGACAGTATAAACAGGGGTGCCTTCCAGGTGGTAGCCCCCAGAGATGATACATTATATTTAACCCTGCCTGTGTCAGGTACAATTGTTAGAGAATTTGGATGGATAGAGGCTGCTGGCGGCAGCCAAAAGCTCTTTCATTCGGGAATTGATATAGAAACAGAAATAGGCACACCAATTAGAGCAGCACTTGACGGTCAGGTTGTCAAGGTTGAGGTAAATGACAGCCTTGGCAGACTAGTTATGGTAGAGCATAGAGGTGGACTTACTACAGTTTATGCCAACTGTAGTGAGGTCCTTGTTAAAGAAGGCGACGTAATAACCCAAGGCCAAATTATTGCCAAGGTAGGAAAAAGCATTTCTGGAATGGGGCAGCTCCATTTTGAAATCAGGGAGGGGCAACAACCGGTAGATCCCCTGAAATATCTAAATTTCTTAAATGAATCACCCTAG
- the thiL gene encoding thiamine-phosphate kinase, which translates to MKISEYGEFKLIEKIAGDTIYDSQRVIVGIGDDTAAEKVNPGHLLLSTCDALVDGVHFLLDKISPGQLGRKAVAVNLSDIAAMGGRPTSILITLALPRDTAVNWVEDLYVGIKEMCSLYKVNIMGGDMVSSPVVSINITALGEVKPENIIKRAGACIGDAILVTGPLGDSGGGLEIIKRGLEKDPYWSKLVEKHLNPMPQVLEGQFLAKTGFVTSMNDISDGLASEIREISDASRVGIELWEESIPYSSLLLEAAEEFAIPPINLALSGGEDYQLVFTCKGKRVKQLMKGFAQEFSREVHLIGEIKPVEYGIKLRHNNGQCQELLTKGYNHFA; encoded by the coding sequence ATGAAAATTTCTGAGTATGGGGAATTTAAGTTAATAGAGAAAATTGCCGGGGACACCATTTATGACAGCCAGCGTGTTATTGTGGGAATAGGTGATGATACAGCTGCAGAAAAGGTTAATCCAGGACATTTACTTTTATCCACATGTGATGCCCTTGTGGATGGTGTTCATTTTCTCCTTGATAAAATATCTCCCGGGCAGTTGGGAAGAAAGGCTGTTGCAGTTAATTTAAGTGACATTGCTGCCATGGGAGGAAGACCAACTTCTATACTTATAACACTGGCTCTACCCAGGGATACTGCTGTGAACTGGGTAGAGGATCTATATGTTGGCATCAAGGAAATGTGCAGCTTATATAAGGTCAATATTATGGGTGGGGACATGGTTTCCTCACCGGTTGTCTCTATAAATATAACAGCCCTGGGAGAGGTTAAACCAGAAAATATCATAAAAAGAGCAGGGGCTTGTATTGGAGATGCTATCCTGGTAACTGGGCCTCTGGGTGATTCAGGGGGTGGTCTAGAAATAATAAAAAGGGGTTTGGAAAAGGATCCTTACTGGAGCAAACTGGTGGAAAAACATCTAAACCCAATGCCCCAGGTTCTTGAAGGCCAGTTTCTAGCAAAGACAGGCTTTGTAACATCCATGAATGATATTAGTGATGGATTAGCTTCAGAAATCAGGGAGATCTCAGATGCAAGCAGGGTAGGTATTGAACTCTGGGAAGAAAGCATCCCCTACAGCAGCCTTCTATTGGAAGCTGCAGAGGAATTTGCAATTCCTCCTATTAATCTAGCATTATCAGGAGGAGAGGATTATCAATTAGTATTTACATGTAAGGGAAAACGGGTCAAACAATTGATGAAAGGCTTTGCCCAGGAATTTTCCAGAGAAGTGCATCTCATTGGTGAGATCAAACCAGTGGAATATGGAATTAAATTAAGACATAACAATGGTCAATGCCAGGAGTTACTTACAAAGGGATACAATCACTTTGCTTAA
- the thiM gene encoding hydroxyethylthiazole kinase, with protein sequence MTKDLLKLVREKKPLVHHITNDVTVNDCANITLNTGGLPVMAYSIDEVHEMVKVAGALVLNIGTLNKDQIKAMIKAGKAANEAGVPVILDPVGVGATTLRTESALEILKEVRIDIIKGNKAEINILAGQGGQIRGVESIGDYDDMEDAACSLAKKYQCIVVASGARDIVTDGERIIWVANGHELMSRVVGTGCMAASVLGCFAAVHEDKLKSSTAALVTFGIAGEIAAQTEGVKGPGSYKIALFDSMYNLDYEQVEKRMKIEMVV encoded by the coding sequence ATGACAAAGGATCTGTTAAAGCTGGTAAGGGAAAAGAAACCCCTGGTACATCACATTACTAATGATGTAACTGTAAATGACTGTGCAAACATTACCCTAAATACAGGTGGCCTGCCTGTAATGGCCTATTCCATTGATGAGGTTCATGAAATGGTTAAGGTTGCTGGAGCCCTGGTGCTAAATATTGGCACATTAAATAAGGACCAGATTAAGGCCATGATAAAAGCAGGAAAGGCTGCCAATGAAGCAGGTGTACCTGTAATACTCGATCCTGTGGGAGTAGGGGCCACTACCCTTAGAACTGAAAGTGCATTGGAAATACTAAAAGAAGTTAGAATAGACATTATTAAGGGCAACAAGGCGGAAATAAATATCCTGGCAGGTCAGGGCGGACAAATCAGGGGTGTAGAATCAATTGGGGATTATGATGATATGGAGGATGCTGCTTGCAGTCTTGCAAAAAAATATCAATGTATAGTAGTAGCGTCTGGAGCAAGAGATATTGTAACTGATGGCGAAAGAATTATCTGGGTTGCCAATGGCCATGAATTAATGAGCCGGGTGGTAGGAACAGGCTGTATGGCAGCTTCTGTTTTGGGCTGCTTTGCCGCTGTTCATGAGGACAAGCTGAAATCCTCAACAGCAGCTCTTGTGACATTTGGAATAGCTGGTGAAATTGCAGCTCAAACAGAGGGAGTTAAAGGTCCTGGAAGCTATAAGATTGCCCTGTTTGACAGCATGTATAATCTGGATTATGAGCAAGTTGAAAAGAGAATGAAAATAGAAATGGTAGTGTAG
- the thiE gene encoding thiamine phosphate synthase — MRNWHVYLITSQELSGGRSTLEVVKEAVAAGVDVVQLREKTMEGKELLELGRKIREITKEAGVKYIVNDRVDIALLTDADGVHLGQGDIPYNYARSLVGEKMIIGISVDTVEQAVKAEREGADYIGVGPVYATNSKNNAGPCLGLENLKKIRSNSTIPIVAVGGINQGNATEVILNGADCLSVISAITQAEDIQASVRELKRQIISGKGELNK; from the coding sequence TTGAGAAACTGGCATGTGTATCTAATTACTTCTCAAGAATTATCCGGGGGCAGATCAACTCTCGAAGTTGTTAAGGAAGCTGTAGCTGCTGGAGTAGATGTTGTTCAGCTCAGGGAAAAGACCATGGAAGGTAAGGAATTATTGGAACTCGGACGAAAAATACGTGAGATAACAAAAGAAGCTGGTGTAAAGTATATTGTAAATGATAGGGTTGATATTGCACTACTAACTGATGCTGATGGGGTTCATCTGGGTCAAGGTGATATTCCGTATAATTATGCCCGCTCCCTTGTGGGTGAGAAAATGATTATAGGAATATCTGTTGATACAGTGGAACAGGCAGTAAAGGCAGAGAGAGAGGGAGCAGATTATATAGGAGTAGGACCTGTATATGCCACAAACTCAAAAAATAATGCAGGACCTTGCCTGGGTCTTGAAAATCTTAAGAAGATTCGCAGCAATTCAACCATCCCCATTGTAGCTGTTGGGGGAATTAACCAAGGAAATGCCACAGAGGTTATTCTAAATGGTGCAGATTGCTTATCAGTCATATCTGCAATTACCCAGGCAGAAGACATACAAGCAAGTGTTAGAGAATTAAAAAGACAAATAATATCTGGGAAGGGTGAGTTGAACAAATGA
- the thiD gene encoding bifunctional hydroxymethylpyrimidine kinase/phosphomethylpyrimidine kinase, giving the protein MVMKKVLTIAGSDSGAGAGIQADLKAIAAIGAYGTTAITSITAQNTLGVKGVYNLPLEMIEAQIDAVMEDISADAVKTGMLATREIILLVSKKVKEYKMDKLVVDPVMVATSGDILLENDAVDTLIQELMPLAEVVTPNIKEAEVLSGLTIDTIHDMEAAAKQIAKMGPKYVIVKGGHRREDAMDILYDGKETFYFPGERVNTNNTHGTGCTYSAALAACIAQEITMIDAVGRVKQYITKGLANSLAIGKGSGPVNHFWMLNTFCREGKI; this is encoded by the coding sequence ATGGTAATGAAAAAAGTATTGACAATTGCAGGTTCAGATTCCGGAGCAGGGGCAGGGATACAGGCCGATTTGAAAGCTATTGCTGCCATAGGTGCGTATGGTACTACGGCCATTACATCCATCACAGCACAAAACACCCTGGGTGTAAAGGGTGTTTACAATTTGCCTTTGGAAATGATAGAAGCCCAAATAGATGCGGTTATGGAGGATATATCTGCAGATGCAGTGAAAACAGGAATGCTTGCCACAAGGGAAATAATACTCCTTGTGAGCAAAAAGGTTAAGGAATATAAAATGGATAAGCTGGTTGTTGACCCTGTTATGGTAGCAACAAGTGGCGATATTTTGCTGGAAAATGATGCCGTTGATACATTAATCCAAGAACTAATGCCCCTGGCAGAGGTAGTTACACCTAATATAAAAGAGGCTGAAGTTTTATCCGGGCTTACCATTGATACTATACATGATATGGAGGCTGCAGCAAAACAAATAGCAAAAATGGGCCCTAAATATGTAATAGTTAAAGGGGGCCATAGAAGAGAAGATGCCATGGATATTCTTTATGATGGAAAAGAAACCTTTTATTTTCCAGGCGAAAGGGTAAATACTAATAATACCCATGGTACAGGCTGCACTTACTCTGCTGCCCTGGCCGCTTGTATTGCCCAGGAAATTACAATGATAGATGCAGTTGGCAGAGTAAAACAATATATTACAAAGGGCCTAGCTAATTCTTTAGCCATAGGAAAGGGAAGTGGCCCTGTAAATCATTTTTGGATGCTTAATACGTTCTGCAGGGAGGGAAAGATTTGA
- the rodA gene encoding rod shape-determining protein RodA has protein sequence MKLPEKKMLKNIDYLFVLTLLAILGLSIAVMPSASATITSDSTYYAKKQLSWIFIGIIAMIFVLSIDYKQLQKYSKYLYVLNIIILLLVLSPLGHTAKGAQRWINIGPFVFQASEFAKILVIITFADFLAKRQGKLETFKQFLPCFIFVGIPMLLVLRQPDLGTSLVFIAILIGMMFIAGANPRLLFGLVTAGVASGIGLIHAHLKWGIWLPLKDYQLMRLIVFLNPYEDGMGGRGAGYQLIQSQVAVGSGGLTGKGLFQGSQVQLNFLPEHHTDFIFSVVGEELGFIGAVIILALYFFLIYRSIDIMAHAKDMFGVLMVAGVTSMLVFHILVNVGMAIGIMPITGLPLPLFSYGGSSMLANLIALGIILNVNIRRKKIIF, from the coding sequence ATGAAGCTACCTGAAAAAAAGATGCTGAAAAATATAGATTACCTTTTTGTTTTGACCCTGTTGGCTATTCTTGGGCTAAGCATTGCTGTAATGCCAAGTGCATCAGCAACAATCACAAGTGATTCAACCTACTATGCAAAGAAACAATTAAGCTGGATATTTATTGGCATCATAGCAATGATCTTTGTTTTATCCATTGACTACAAACAGCTGCAAAAGTACTCAAAATATTTATATGTCTTAAATATAATTATTCTGCTTTTAGTTTTAAGCCCTCTAGGACATACAGCAAAGGGTGCTCAAAGATGGATTAATATTGGACCCTTTGTATTTCAGGCATCAGAATTTGCCAAAATACTAGTCATCATTACCTTTGCTGATTTCCTTGCCAAAAGGCAGGGCAAGCTGGAAACCTTTAAACAGTTCCTACCCTGTTTTATTTTTGTTGGCATACCAATGCTGCTGGTGCTAAGGCAGCCTGATTTAGGAACATCTCTTGTCTTCATTGCCATCCTTATTGGTATGATGTTTATAGCCGGTGCAAATCCAAGGCTTCTATTTGGCTTGGTCACAGCAGGTGTAGCAAGTGGTATAGGGCTTATACATGCACACCTAAAATGGGGAATATGGCTGCCTTTAAAGGATTACCAGCTTATGCGGCTAATAGTATTTTTAAACCCCTACGAGGATGGTATGGGAGGCAGGGGTGCAGGCTACCAGCTTATTCAATCTCAGGTGGCTGTGGGATCCGGTGGACTAACTGGTAAGGGATTGTTCCAGGGTTCCCAGGTACAGTTAAATTTTCTGCCAGAGCATCATACAGATTTTATTTTTTCAGTAGTTGGGGAGGAGCTTGGCTTTATAGGAGCGGTAATAATATTGGCCTTATATTTTTTCTTAATCTATAGAAGCATCGATATTATGGCCCATGCCAAGGATATGTTTGGGGTGTTAATGGTAGCAGGTGTAACATCCATGTTGGTGTTTCATATTCTTGTAAATGTAGGCATGGCAATAGGCATTATGCCTATAACAGGATTGCCCTTGCCCCTGTTTAGCTATGGCGGCAGCTCAATGCTGGCCAACCTGATTGCCCTGGGAATAATTCTAAACGTTAATATACGGCGAAAAAAGATTATTTTTTAA
- the minE gene encoding cell division topological specificity factor MinE yields MLQLLQRILGVGSPSSKTIAKERLRLVLLHDRTSIPPHVIEALKGDLIQCISKYMEIDENNLDVSLSDSDESVALVANIPILKVRQM; encoded by the coding sequence ATGCTACAGTTATTACAGCGGATATTGGGGGTTGGTTCACCCTCAAGCAAAACAATTGCAAAGGAAAGGCTACGCTTGGTATTGCTCCATGACAGGACAAGCATTCCACCCCATGTAATTGAGGCTCTTAAAGGGGATTTAATACAATGCATTTCAAAATATATGGAGATAGATGAAAATAATCTTGATGTTAGTCTGAGTGATAGTGATGAATCTGTAGCCTTAGTTGCAAATATTCCAATACTAAAGGTTAGACAAATGTAA
- the minD gene encoding septum site-determining protein MinD translates to MGEVIVITSGKGGVGKTTTTANIGTGLASLGYKVVMVDTDIGLRNLDVVMGLENRIVYDIVDVVHGHCRLKQALIKDKRFEDLFLLPASQTRDKTSVNQEQMQKLCKDLKEEYDYVLVDCPAGIEGGFKNAIAGADKAIVVTTPEVSAVRDADRIVGLLEANDLKNPKLIINRIRPHMVKKGDMMDIDDMIEILAIELLGVVPEDEFIVVSTNKGEPAVLDKDSMAGQAYRNISLRITGENVPLMQLDANVGIMKKLRKLIGF, encoded by the coding sequence ATGGGAGAAGTAATAGTTATTACATCTGGCAAAGGAGGAGTGGGCAAGACTACTACAACAGCCAATATTGGGACTGGGTTAGCATCTTTAGGTTACAAGGTTGTTATGGTTGATACAGATATTGGATTGCGTAACCTTGATGTTGTTATGGGATTGGAAAATAGAATTGTTTATGATATTGTTGATGTTGTTCATGGGCACTGCAGATTAAAACAAGCCTTAATCAAGGACAAGCGCTTTGAGGATTTATTCTTATTGCCTGCTTCCCAGACCAGGGATAAAACCTCAGTAAATCAAGAGCAAATGCAAAAGCTGTGTAAAGACCTCAAGGAAGAATATGACTATGTTTTAGTTGACTGCCCAGCGGGAATAGAGGGTGGGTTTAAAAACGCTATAGCAGGTGCTGATAAGGCTATTGTAGTTACAACTCCCGAGGTGTCGGCTGTAAGAGATGCTGACAGGATAGTTGGCTTATTAGAAGCTAATGATTTGAAAAATCCCAAGCTAATCATTAACAGAATCCGCCCCCACATGGTGAAAAAGGGCGACATGATGGATATTGATGATATGATTGAAATTCTGGCAATTGAGCTTTTAGGTGTTGTGCCAGAAGATGAATTTATAGTTGTTTCAACCAATAAGGGTGAGCCTGCTGTTTTGGACAAGGATTCAATGGCTGGACAAGCCTATAGAAATATTTCTTTAAGAATAACTGGCGAAAATGTTCCCCTTATGCAGTTAGATGCTAATGTAGGGATAATGAAGAAACTTCGTAAACTTATAGGATTTTAA
- the minC gene encoding septum site-determining protein MinC, translating to MSDKKADYVKQEMTELAKITSNCNIPDNETILVQRTIRSGQTVQYSGHIVILGDVNPGAEIIAGGNIMVLGCLRGIAHAGALGNQLAVVAAFRLEPTQLRIANHITRAPDGEKWQPQQPEVARIKNGVVVIEKLQSLGERYLNFC from the coding sequence ATGTCAGATAAAAAAGCAGATTATGTAAAACAGGAGATGACAGAGCTGGCAAAAATAACAAGTAATTGTAATATTCCAGACAATGAAACAATTTTGGTGCAAAGAACTATTCGTTCTGGACAAACAGTTCAGTATTCAGGACATATTGTCATACTGGGAGATGTTAATCCTGGAGCTGAAATTATTGCCGGTGGTAATATTATGGTACTGGGCTGTTTAAGGGGAATTGCACATGCAGGTGCCCTTGGTAACCAATTAGCAGTTGTAGCTGCTTTTAGGCTAGAACCTACCCAGCTTAGGATAGCCAATCATATTACTCGGGCACCAGATGGAGAAAAGTGGCAGCCCCAGCAACCTGAGGTAGCCAGGATCAAAAATGGAGTAGTGGTTATAGAAAAGCTGCAATCACTGGGTGAACGTTACCTGAATTTTTGTTAA